The Castor canadensis chromosome 13, mCasCan1.hap1v2, whole genome shotgun sequence genome has a window encoding:
- the Tjp2 gene encoding tight junction protein 2 isoform X4: MPVRGDRGFPPRRELSGWLRQAPGMEELVWEQYTVTLQKDSKRGFGIAVSGGRDNPHFENGETSIVISDVLPGGPADGLLQENDRVVMVNGTPMEDVLHSFAVQQLRKSGKVAAIVVKRPRKVQVAPLQGSPPLSQDDRAFEVMDEFDGRSYRSGYSERSRPSSREGLSRSWEDSPERGRPQQRPRSGEQDRSRDRSRGRSLERGLDHDYGHAQERSRGRSLERDLDRGHSIDRDYEHAYHQAYEQAYSPPGEYHRRAQPEARYDSARSRSREHLRSRSPSPEPRARPDPDRPIGVLLTKSKANEEYGLRLGSQIFIKEMTRTGLATKDGNLHEGDIILKINGTVTENMSLTDARKLIEKSRGKLQLVVLRDSKQTLINIPSLNDSDSEIEDISEIESNRSFSPEERRQQYSDYDYHSSNEKLKERPSSREDAPSRLSKMGATPTPFKSTGDIAALVVTENSKEPRYQEEPPASQPRTAPRTFLRPSPEDEAIYGPNTKMVRFKKGDSVGLRLAGGNDVGIFVAGIQEGTSAEQEGLQEGDQILKVNTQDFRGLVREDAVLYLLEIPRGEMVTILAQSRADVYRDILACGRGDSFFIRSHFECEKETPQSLAFTRGEVFRVVDTLYDGKLGHWLAVRIGNELEKGLIPNKSRAEQMASVQNAQRDNSGDRADFWRMRGQRSGVKKNLRKSREDLTAAVSVSTKFPAYERVLLREAGFKRPVVLFGPIADIAMDKLANELPDLFQMAKTEPKDAGSEKTSGVVRLNTVRQIIEQDKHALLDVTPKAVDLLNYTQWFPIVIFFNPDSRQGVKTMRQRLNPASNKSSRKLFDQANKLKKTCAHLFTATINLSSANDGWFGSLKDTVEHQQGEAVWVSEGKMEGLDDDPEDRMSYLTAMGADYLSCDSRLISDFEDTDGEGGAYTDNELDEPAEEPLVSSITRSSEPVQHEESIRKPSPEPRAQLRRAASRDQLRDNSPPPTFKPEPPKAKIQNREESYEYSRPQEYKSAGNEIPGTPTKGGPPPIAAKPTFGRPILKPSTPVPPPEAEEVGENSEEHENTPKSVLGKVKIFEKMDHKAKLQRMQELQEAQNARIEIAQKHPDIYAVPIKAHKPEASLPQHTRAPEPQKGPSRLYQDPRGSYGSDTEEEEYRQQLAEHSKRSYYGQSARYRDTEL, encoded by the exons CAGGCCCCAGGCATGGAGGAGCTGGTATGGGAACAGTACACTGTGACCCTACAAAAG GATTCTAAGAGAGGGTTTGGAATCGCAGTGTCTGGAGGCCGAGACAACCCCcactttgaaaatggagaaacatCCATCGTCATTTCAGATGTACTGCCAGGTGGACCTGCTGATGGCCTTCTTCA AGAAAATGACAGGGTGGTCATGGTTAACGGCACTCCCATGGAGGATGTGCTACACTCATTTGCAGTCCAGCAGCTGAGGAAAAGCGGGAAGGTCGCTGCCATT GTGGTCAAGAGGCCCCGGAAGGTCCAGGTGGCCCCACTGCAGGGCAGCCCTCCCCTCAGTCAGGATGACCGAGCGTTTGAGGTGATGGATGAGTTTGATGGCAGAAGTTACCGCAGCGGGTACAGCGAGAGGAGCCGGCCCAGCAGCCGCGAAGGGCTCAGCCGCAGCTGGGAGGACAGTCCAGAGCGGGGGCGTCCCCAGCAGCGCCCACGGAGCGGGGAGCAGGACCGCAGCCGGGACCGCAGCCGCGGCCGCAGCCTGGAGCGGGGCCTGGACCACGATTATGGGCACGCCCAGGAGCGCAGCCGTGGCCGCAGTCTGGAGCGCGACCTTGACCGTGGTCACAGCATTGACCGCGACTATGAGCATGCCTACCACCAGGCCTACGAGCAGGCCTACAGCCCACCCGGGGAGTACCACCGCCGAGCCCAGCCCGAGGCCCGCTATGACAGCGCCCGCAGCCGCAGCCGCGAGCACCTGCGCTCCCGCAGCCCCAGCCCCGAGCCCAGGGCCCGGCCCGATCCCGACAGGCCCATCGGGGTCCTTCTgaccaaaagcaaagcaaatgagG AGTATGGTCTCCGGCTGGGGAGTCAGATCTTCATTAAGGAAATGACCAGAACGGGGCTGGCAACTAAAGATGGCAACCTTCATGAAGGGGACATAATCCTCAAG ATCAATGGAACTGTCACTGAGAACATGTCTTTAACGGATGCTCGAAAACTGATAGAAAAATCCAGAGGAAAACTCCAGCTCGTGGTGTTGAGAGACAGCAAGCAGACTCTTATTAACATCCCATCACTAAATGACAGCGACTCTGAAATAGAAG ACATCTCAGAAATAGAGTCAAACCGATCCTTTTCTCCAGAGGAGAGACGCCAGCAGTATTCTGATTATGACTATCACTCCTCCAATGAGAAGCTGAAGGAAAGACCTAG TTCAAGGGAGGATGCACCAAGCAGATTGTCCAAGATGGGAGCCACACCCACTCCGTTCAAGTCCACAGGGGACATTGCAGCTTTGGTTGTCACAGAGAACAGCAAAGAACCCAGATACCAAGAAGAACCCCCAG CTTCTCAACCCAGAACAGCCCCAAGAACTTTCCTTCGTCCTAGTCCTGAAGATGAAGCAATATATGG TCCTAACACCAAAATGGTGAGGTTTAAGAAGGGAGACAGTGTGGGCCTTCGGCTGGCCGGTGGCAATGACGTTGGGATATTTGTTGCTGGCATTCAAGAGGGTACCTCGGCAGAGCAGGAGGGCCTTCAAGAAGGAGACCAGATTCTGAAG GTAAACACACAGGACTTCAGAGGACTGGTTCGGGAGGACGCCGTTCTGTATCTGTTGGAAATCCCCAGAGGTGAAATGGTGACCATTCTGGCCCAGAGCCGAGCCGATG TGTATAGAGATATCCTGGCTTGTGGCAGAGGGGATTCATTTTTTATAAGAAGTCACTTTGAATGTGAGAAGGAAACTCCACAGAGCCTGGCCTTCACCAGGGGAGAAGTCTTCCGAGTGGTGGACACACTGTATGATGGCAAACTGGGCCACTGGCTGGCTGTGAGGATCGGAAATGAATTGGAAAAGGGCTTAATCCCCAACAAAAGCAG AGCTGAACAAATGGCCAGTGTCCAGAATGCCCAGAGAGACAACTCTGGGGACAGAGCAGACTTCTGGAGAATGCGAGGTCAGCGATCTGGGGTAAAGAAGAATTTAAGGAAGAGTCGGGAAGACCTAACAGCTGCTGTGTCTGTTAGCACCAAGTTCCCAGCTTACGAGAGGGTTTTACTTCGAGAAG CTGGTTTCAAGAGACCCGTGGTCTTATTTGGTCCCATAGCAGATATAGCAATGGACAAGTTGGCAAATGAGTTACCAGACTTGTTTCAAATGGCTA aaaCGGAACCGAAAGATGCAGGATCTGAGAAAACTAGTGGAGTAGTTCGATTAAATACTGTTAGGCAAATTATTGAGCAG GACAAGCATGCCCTTCTGGATGTGACTCCGAAAGCTGTGGACCTGTTGAATTACACCCAGTGGTTCccgattgtgatttttttcaacccAGACTCCAGACAGGGAGTCAAAACCATGAGGCAGAGGTTGAACCCAGCATCCAACAAAAGTTCTCGAAAGTTATTTGATCAAGCCAACAAGCTCAAAAAAACTTGTGCACATCTTTTTACag CTACAATCAACCTAAGTTCGGCCAATGATGGCTGGTTTGGCAGCTTGAAGGACACCGTTGAGCATCAGCAGGGAGAAGCAGTTTGGGTCTCCGAAGGAAAG ATGGAAGGGTTGGATGATGACCCTGAAGATCGCATGTCATACTTAACCGCCATGGGCGCGGACTATCTGAGTTGCGACAGCCGCCTCATCAGTGACTTTGAAGATACTGACGGCGAGGGAGGCGCCTACACTGACAATGAGCTGGATGAGCCAGCCGAGGAACCACTGGTGTCTTCCATCACCCGCTCCTCGGAGCCGGTGCAGCACGAGGAG AGCATAAGGAAACCCAGCCCAGAGCCACGAGCTCAGCTGAGGAGGGCTGCTAGCAGAGATCAACTTAGGGACAATAGTCCGCCCCCGACATTCAAGCCAGAGCCGCCCAAG GCCAAAATCCAGAACAGAGAAGAATCCTACGAGTACTCTAGACCCCAGGAATACAAGTCAGCTGGTAACGAAATTCCTGGGACTCCTACCAAAGGTGGTCCTCCCCCCATTGCAGCAAAACCAACCTTTGGGCGACCTATCCTGAAGCCCTCTACTCCTGTCCCTCCCCCTGAGGCTGAGGAGGTGGGAGAGAACAGTGAGGAGCACGAAAACACTCCCAAATCAGTCCTGGGCAAAGtcaaaatatttgagaagatgGATCACAAGGCGAAATTACAGAGAATGCAAGAACTCCAAGAAGCACAGAATGCAAGG ATTGAAATTGCTCAGAAGCATCCTGATATCTATGCGGTTCCAATCAAAGCACACAAGCCTGAAGCCAGCCTGCCCCAGCACACAAG AGCTCCAGAGCCGCAGAAAGGTCCCTCCCGACTTTACCAGGATCCCAGGGGAAGTTATGGCAGTGACACCGAGGAGGAGGAATATCGCCAACAACTGGCAGAGCACTCAAAGCGCAGTTACTATGGCCAGTCTGCCCGGTACCGAGACACGGAATTATAG
- the Tjp2 gene encoding tight junction protein 2 isoform X6, whose product MRWRILEKQAPGMEELVWEQYTVTLQKDSKRGFGIAVSGGRDNPHFENGETSIVISDVLPGGPADGLLQENDRVVMVNGTPMEDVLHSFAVQQLRKSGKVAAIVVKRPRKVQVAPLQGSPPLSQDDRAFEVMDEFDGRSYRSGYSERSRPSSREGLSRSWEDSPERGRPQQRPRSGEQDRSRDRSRGRSLERGLDHDYGHAQERSRGRSLERDLDRGHSIDRDYEHAYHQAYEQAYSPPGEYHRRAQPEARYDSARSRSREHLRSRSPSPEPRARPDPDRPIGVLLTKSKANEEYGLRLGSQIFIKEMTRTGLATKDGNLHEGDIILKINGTVTENMSLTDARKLIEKSRGKLQLVVLRDSKQTLINIPSLNDSDSEIEDISEIESNRSFSPEERRQQYSDYDYHSSNEKLKERPSSREDAPSRLSKMGATPTPFKSTGDIAALVVTENSKEPRYQEEPPASQPRTAPRTFLRPSPEDEAIYGPNTKMVRFKKGDSVGLRLAGGNDVGIFVAGIQEGTSAEQEGLQEGDQILKVNTQDFRGLVREDAVLYLLEIPRGEMVTILAQSRADVYRDILACGRGDSFFIRSHFECEKETPQSLAFTRGEVFRVVDTLYDGKLGHWLAVRIGNELEKGLIPNKSRAEQMASVQNAQRDNSGDRADFWRMRGQRSGVKKNLRKSREDLTAAVSVSTKFPAYERVLLREAGFKRPVVLFGPIADIAMDKLANELPDLFQMAKTEPKDAGSEKTSGVVRLNTVRQIIEQDKHALLDVTPKAVDLLNYTQWFPIVIFFNPDSRQGVKTMRQRLNPASNKSSRKLFDQANKLKKTCAHLFTATINLSSANDGWFGSLKDTVEHQQGEAVWVSEGKMEGLDDDPEDRMSYLTAMGADYLSCDSRLISDFEDTDGEGGAYTDNELDEPAEEPLVSSITRSSEPVQHEESIRKPSPEPRAQLRRAASRDQLRDNSPPPTFKPEPPKAKIQNREESYEYSRPQEYKSAGNEIPGTPTKGGPPPIAAKPTFGRPILKPSTPVPPPEAEEVGENSEEHENTPKSVLGKVKIFEKMDHKAKLQRMQELQEAQNARIEIAQKHPDIYAVPIKAHKPEASLPQHTRAPEPQKGPSRLYQDPRGSYGSDTEEEEYRQQLAEHSKRSYYGQSARYRDTEL is encoded by the exons CAGGCCCCAGGCATGGAGGAGCTGGTATGGGAACAGTACACTGTGACCCTACAAAAG GATTCTAAGAGAGGGTTTGGAATCGCAGTGTCTGGAGGCCGAGACAACCCCcactttgaaaatggagaaacatCCATCGTCATTTCAGATGTACTGCCAGGTGGACCTGCTGATGGCCTTCTTCA AGAAAATGACAGGGTGGTCATGGTTAACGGCACTCCCATGGAGGATGTGCTACACTCATTTGCAGTCCAGCAGCTGAGGAAAAGCGGGAAGGTCGCTGCCATT GTGGTCAAGAGGCCCCGGAAGGTCCAGGTGGCCCCACTGCAGGGCAGCCCTCCCCTCAGTCAGGATGACCGAGCGTTTGAGGTGATGGATGAGTTTGATGGCAGAAGTTACCGCAGCGGGTACAGCGAGAGGAGCCGGCCCAGCAGCCGCGAAGGGCTCAGCCGCAGCTGGGAGGACAGTCCAGAGCGGGGGCGTCCCCAGCAGCGCCCACGGAGCGGGGAGCAGGACCGCAGCCGGGACCGCAGCCGCGGCCGCAGCCTGGAGCGGGGCCTGGACCACGATTATGGGCACGCCCAGGAGCGCAGCCGTGGCCGCAGTCTGGAGCGCGACCTTGACCGTGGTCACAGCATTGACCGCGACTATGAGCATGCCTACCACCAGGCCTACGAGCAGGCCTACAGCCCACCCGGGGAGTACCACCGCCGAGCCCAGCCCGAGGCCCGCTATGACAGCGCCCGCAGCCGCAGCCGCGAGCACCTGCGCTCCCGCAGCCCCAGCCCCGAGCCCAGGGCCCGGCCCGATCCCGACAGGCCCATCGGGGTCCTTCTgaccaaaagcaaagcaaatgagG AGTATGGTCTCCGGCTGGGGAGTCAGATCTTCATTAAGGAAATGACCAGAACGGGGCTGGCAACTAAAGATGGCAACCTTCATGAAGGGGACATAATCCTCAAG ATCAATGGAACTGTCACTGAGAACATGTCTTTAACGGATGCTCGAAAACTGATAGAAAAATCCAGAGGAAAACTCCAGCTCGTGGTGTTGAGAGACAGCAAGCAGACTCTTATTAACATCCCATCACTAAATGACAGCGACTCTGAAATAGAAG ACATCTCAGAAATAGAGTCAAACCGATCCTTTTCTCCAGAGGAGAGACGCCAGCAGTATTCTGATTATGACTATCACTCCTCCAATGAGAAGCTGAAGGAAAGACCTAG TTCAAGGGAGGATGCACCAAGCAGATTGTCCAAGATGGGAGCCACACCCACTCCGTTCAAGTCCACAGGGGACATTGCAGCTTTGGTTGTCACAGAGAACAGCAAAGAACCCAGATACCAAGAAGAACCCCCAG CTTCTCAACCCAGAACAGCCCCAAGAACTTTCCTTCGTCCTAGTCCTGAAGATGAAGCAATATATGG TCCTAACACCAAAATGGTGAGGTTTAAGAAGGGAGACAGTGTGGGCCTTCGGCTGGCCGGTGGCAATGACGTTGGGATATTTGTTGCTGGCATTCAAGAGGGTACCTCGGCAGAGCAGGAGGGCCTTCAAGAAGGAGACCAGATTCTGAAG GTAAACACACAGGACTTCAGAGGACTGGTTCGGGAGGACGCCGTTCTGTATCTGTTGGAAATCCCCAGAGGTGAAATGGTGACCATTCTGGCCCAGAGCCGAGCCGATG TGTATAGAGATATCCTGGCTTGTGGCAGAGGGGATTCATTTTTTATAAGAAGTCACTTTGAATGTGAGAAGGAAACTCCACAGAGCCTGGCCTTCACCAGGGGAGAAGTCTTCCGAGTGGTGGACACACTGTATGATGGCAAACTGGGCCACTGGCTGGCTGTGAGGATCGGAAATGAATTGGAAAAGGGCTTAATCCCCAACAAAAGCAG AGCTGAACAAATGGCCAGTGTCCAGAATGCCCAGAGAGACAACTCTGGGGACAGAGCAGACTTCTGGAGAATGCGAGGTCAGCGATCTGGGGTAAAGAAGAATTTAAGGAAGAGTCGGGAAGACCTAACAGCTGCTGTGTCTGTTAGCACCAAGTTCCCAGCTTACGAGAGGGTTTTACTTCGAGAAG CTGGTTTCAAGAGACCCGTGGTCTTATTTGGTCCCATAGCAGATATAGCAATGGACAAGTTGGCAAATGAGTTACCAGACTTGTTTCAAATGGCTA aaaCGGAACCGAAAGATGCAGGATCTGAGAAAACTAGTGGAGTAGTTCGATTAAATACTGTTAGGCAAATTATTGAGCAG GACAAGCATGCCCTTCTGGATGTGACTCCGAAAGCTGTGGACCTGTTGAATTACACCCAGTGGTTCccgattgtgatttttttcaacccAGACTCCAGACAGGGAGTCAAAACCATGAGGCAGAGGTTGAACCCAGCATCCAACAAAAGTTCTCGAAAGTTATTTGATCAAGCCAACAAGCTCAAAAAAACTTGTGCACATCTTTTTACag CTACAATCAACCTAAGTTCGGCCAATGATGGCTGGTTTGGCAGCTTGAAGGACACCGTTGAGCATCAGCAGGGAGAAGCAGTTTGGGTCTCCGAAGGAAAG ATGGAAGGGTTGGATGATGACCCTGAAGATCGCATGTCATACTTAACCGCCATGGGCGCGGACTATCTGAGTTGCGACAGCCGCCTCATCAGTGACTTTGAAGATACTGACGGCGAGGGAGGCGCCTACACTGACAATGAGCTGGATGAGCCAGCCGAGGAACCACTGGTGTCTTCCATCACCCGCTCCTCGGAGCCGGTGCAGCACGAGGAG AGCATAAGGAAACCCAGCCCAGAGCCACGAGCTCAGCTGAGGAGGGCTGCTAGCAGAGATCAACTTAGGGACAATAGTCCGCCCCCGACATTCAAGCCAGAGCCGCCCAAG GCCAAAATCCAGAACAGAGAAGAATCCTACGAGTACTCTAGACCCCAGGAATACAAGTCAGCTGGTAACGAAATTCCTGGGACTCCTACCAAAGGTGGTCCTCCCCCCATTGCAGCAAAACCAACCTTTGGGCGACCTATCCTGAAGCCCTCTACTCCTGTCCCTCCCCCTGAGGCTGAGGAGGTGGGAGAGAACAGTGAGGAGCACGAAAACACTCCCAAATCAGTCCTGGGCAAAGtcaaaatatttgagaagatgGATCACAAGGCGAAATTACAGAGAATGCAAGAACTCCAAGAAGCACAGAATGCAAGG ATTGAAATTGCTCAGAAGCATCCTGATATCTATGCGGTTCCAATCAAAGCACACAAGCCTGAAGCCAGCCTGCCCCAGCACACAAG AGCTCCAGAGCCGCAGAAAGGTCCCTCCCGACTTTACCAGGATCCCAGGGGAAGTTATGGCAGTGACACCGAGGAGGAGGAATATCGCCAACAACTGGCAGAGCACTCAAAGCGCAGTTACTATGGCCAGTCTGCCCGGTACCGAGACACGGAATTATAG
- the Tjp2 gene encoding tight junction protein 2 isoform X1, translating into MWGQAIRKLGRLKGRVSPQAPGMEELVWEQYTVTLQKDSKRGFGIAVSGGRDNPHFENGETSIVISDVLPGGPADGLLQENDRVVMVNGTPMEDVLHSFAVQQLRKSGKVAAIVVKRPRKVQVAPLQGSPPLSQDDRAFEVMDEFDGRSYRSGYSERSRPSSREGLSRSWEDSPERGRPQQRPRSGEQDRSRDRSRGRSLERGLDHDYGHAQERSRGRSLERDLDRGHSIDRDYEHAYHQAYEQAYSPPGEYHRRAQPEARYDSARSRSREHLRSRSPSPEPRARPDPDRPIGVLLTKSKANEEYGLRLGSQIFIKEMTRTGLATKDGNLHEGDIILKINGTVTENMSLTDARKLIEKSRGKLQLVVLRDSKQTLINIPSLNDSDSEIEDISEIESNRSFSPEERRQQYSDYDYHSSNEKLKERPSSREDAPSRLSKMGATPTPFKSTGDIAALVVTENSKEPRYQEEPPASQPRTAPRTFLRPSPEDEAIYGPNTKMVRFKKGDSVGLRLAGGNDVGIFVAGIQEGTSAEQEGLQEGDQILKVNTQDFRGLVREDAVLYLLEIPRGEMVTILAQSRADVYRDILACGRGDSFFIRSHFECEKETPQSLAFTRGEVFRVVDTLYDGKLGHWLAVRIGNELEKGLIPNKSRAEQMASVQNAQRDNSGDRADFWRMRGQRSGVKKNLRKSREDLTAAVSVSTKFPAYERVLLREAGFKRPVVLFGPIADIAMDKLANELPDLFQMAKTEPKDAGSEKTSGVVRLNTVRQIIEQDKHALLDVTPKAVDLLNYTQWFPIVIFFNPDSRQGVKTMRQRLNPASNKSSRKLFDQANKLKKTCAHLFTATINLSSANDGWFGSLKDTVEHQQGEAVWVSEGKMEGLDDDPEDRMSYLTAMGADYLSCDSRLISDFEDTDGEGGAYTDNELDEPAEEPLVSSITRSSEPVQHEESIRKPSPEPRAQLRRAASRDQLRDNSPPPTFKPEPPKAKIQNREESYEYSRPQEYKSAGNEIPGTPTKGGPPPIAAKPTFGRPILKPSTPVPPPEAEEVGENSEEHENTPKSVLGKVKIFEKMDHKAKLQRMQELQEAQNARIEIAQKHPDIYAVPIKAHKPEASLPQHTRAPEPQKGPSRLYQDPRGSYGSDTEEEEYRQQLAEHSKRSYYGQSARYRDTEL; encoded by the exons CAGGCCCCAGGCATGGAGGAGCTGGTATGGGAACAGTACACTGTGACCCTACAAAAG GATTCTAAGAGAGGGTTTGGAATCGCAGTGTCTGGAGGCCGAGACAACCCCcactttgaaaatggagaaacatCCATCGTCATTTCAGATGTACTGCCAGGTGGACCTGCTGATGGCCTTCTTCA AGAAAATGACAGGGTGGTCATGGTTAACGGCACTCCCATGGAGGATGTGCTACACTCATTTGCAGTCCAGCAGCTGAGGAAAAGCGGGAAGGTCGCTGCCATT GTGGTCAAGAGGCCCCGGAAGGTCCAGGTGGCCCCACTGCAGGGCAGCCCTCCCCTCAGTCAGGATGACCGAGCGTTTGAGGTGATGGATGAGTTTGATGGCAGAAGTTACCGCAGCGGGTACAGCGAGAGGAGCCGGCCCAGCAGCCGCGAAGGGCTCAGCCGCAGCTGGGAGGACAGTCCAGAGCGGGGGCGTCCCCAGCAGCGCCCACGGAGCGGGGAGCAGGACCGCAGCCGGGACCGCAGCCGCGGCCGCAGCCTGGAGCGGGGCCTGGACCACGATTATGGGCACGCCCAGGAGCGCAGCCGTGGCCGCAGTCTGGAGCGCGACCTTGACCGTGGTCACAGCATTGACCGCGACTATGAGCATGCCTACCACCAGGCCTACGAGCAGGCCTACAGCCCACCCGGGGAGTACCACCGCCGAGCCCAGCCCGAGGCCCGCTATGACAGCGCCCGCAGCCGCAGCCGCGAGCACCTGCGCTCCCGCAGCCCCAGCCCCGAGCCCAGGGCCCGGCCCGATCCCGACAGGCCCATCGGGGTCCTTCTgaccaaaagcaaagcaaatgagG AGTATGGTCTCCGGCTGGGGAGTCAGATCTTCATTAAGGAAATGACCAGAACGGGGCTGGCAACTAAAGATGGCAACCTTCATGAAGGGGACATAATCCTCAAG ATCAATGGAACTGTCACTGAGAACATGTCTTTAACGGATGCTCGAAAACTGATAGAAAAATCCAGAGGAAAACTCCAGCTCGTGGTGTTGAGAGACAGCAAGCAGACTCTTATTAACATCCCATCACTAAATGACAGCGACTCTGAAATAGAAG ACATCTCAGAAATAGAGTCAAACCGATCCTTTTCTCCAGAGGAGAGACGCCAGCAGTATTCTGATTATGACTATCACTCCTCCAATGAGAAGCTGAAGGAAAGACCTAG TTCAAGGGAGGATGCACCAAGCAGATTGTCCAAGATGGGAGCCACACCCACTCCGTTCAAGTCCACAGGGGACATTGCAGCTTTGGTTGTCACAGAGAACAGCAAAGAACCCAGATACCAAGAAGAACCCCCAG CTTCTCAACCCAGAACAGCCCCAAGAACTTTCCTTCGTCCTAGTCCTGAAGATGAAGCAATATATGG TCCTAACACCAAAATGGTGAGGTTTAAGAAGGGAGACAGTGTGGGCCTTCGGCTGGCCGGTGGCAATGACGTTGGGATATTTGTTGCTGGCATTCAAGAGGGTACCTCGGCAGAGCAGGAGGGCCTTCAAGAAGGAGACCAGATTCTGAAG GTAAACACACAGGACTTCAGAGGACTGGTTCGGGAGGACGCCGTTCTGTATCTGTTGGAAATCCCCAGAGGTGAAATGGTGACCATTCTGGCCCAGAGCCGAGCCGATG TGTATAGAGATATCCTGGCTTGTGGCAGAGGGGATTCATTTTTTATAAGAAGTCACTTTGAATGTGAGAAGGAAACTCCACAGAGCCTGGCCTTCACCAGGGGAGAAGTCTTCCGAGTGGTGGACACACTGTATGATGGCAAACTGGGCCACTGGCTGGCTGTGAGGATCGGAAATGAATTGGAAAAGGGCTTAATCCCCAACAAAAGCAG AGCTGAACAAATGGCCAGTGTCCAGAATGCCCAGAGAGACAACTCTGGGGACAGAGCAGACTTCTGGAGAATGCGAGGTCAGCGATCTGGGGTAAAGAAGAATTTAAGGAAGAGTCGGGAAGACCTAACAGCTGCTGTGTCTGTTAGCACCAAGTTCCCAGCTTACGAGAGGGTTTTACTTCGAGAAG CTGGTTTCAAGAGACCCGTGGTCTTATTTGGTCCCATAGCAGATATAGCAATGGACAAGTTGGCAAATGAGTTACCAGACTTGTTTCAAATGGCTA aaaCGGAACCGAAAGATGCAGGATCTGAGAAAACTAGTGGAGTAGTTCGATTAAATACTGTTAGGCAAATTATTGAGCAG GACAAGCATGCCCTTCTGGATGTGACTCCGAAAGCTGTGGACCTGTTGAATTACACCCAGTGGTTCccgattgtgatttttttcaacccAGACTCCAGACAGGGAGTCAAAACCATGAGGCAGAGGTTGAACCCAGCATCCAACAAAAGTTCTCGAAAGTTATTTGATCAAGCCAACAAGCTCAAAAAAACTTGTGCACATCTTTTTACag CTACAATCAACCTAAGTTCGGCCAATGATGGCTGGTTTGGCAGCTTGAAGGACACCGTTGAGCATCAGCAGGGAGAAGCAGTTTGGGTCTCCGAAGGAAAG ATGGAAGGGTTGGATGATGACCCTGAAGATCGCATGTCATACTTAACCGCCATGGGCGCGGACTATCTGAGTTGCGACAGCCGCCTCATCAGTGACTTTGAAGATACTGACGGCGAGGGAGGCGCCTACACTGACAATGAGCTGGATGAGCCAGCCGAGGAACCACTGGTGTCTTCCATCACCCGCTCCTCGGAGCCGGTGCAGCACGAGGAG AGCATAAGGAAACCCAGCCCAGAGCCACGAGCTCAGCTGAGGAGGGCTGCTAGCAGAGATCAACTTAGGGACAATAGTCCGCCCCCGACATTCAAGCCAGAGCCGCCCAAG GCCAAAATCCAGAACAGAGAAGAATCCTACGAGTACTCTAGACCCCAGGAATACAAGTCAGCTGGTAACGAAATTCCTGGGACTCCTACCAAAGGTGGTCCTCCCCCCATTGCAGCAAAACCAACCTTTGGGCGACCTATCCTGAAGCCCTCTACTCCTGTCCCTCCCCCTGAGGCTGAGGAGGTGGGAGAGAACAGTGAGGAGCACGAAAACACTCCCAAATCAGTCCTGGGCAAAGtcaaaatatttgagaagatgGATCACAAGGCGAAATTACAGAGAATGCAAGAACTCCAAGAAGCACAGAATGCAAGG ATTGAAATTGCTCAGAAGCATCCTGATATCTATGCGGTTCCAATCAAAGCACACAAGCCTGAAGCCAGCCTGCCCCAGCACACAAG AGCTCCAGAGCCGCAGAAAGGTCCCTCCCGACTTTACCAGGATCCCAGGGGAAGTTATGGCAGTGACACCGAGGAGGAGGAATATCGCCAACAACTGGCAGAGCACTCAAAGCGCAGTTACTATGGCCAGTCTGCCCGGTACCGAGACACGGAATTATAG